From Streptomyces fungicidicus, one genomic window encodes:
- a CDS encoding FecCD family ABC transporter permease: protein MSGRVLLLTGGGLVALAVSLAVAVTIGPADISTADVWASVAGHLGGGGSTLPPLRDGIVWNLRMPRTLLAAVCGAGLALCGAVMQSLLRNPLADPFVLGVSSGASTGAVAVVVLGVGGGTVSLSAGAFAGALLSFALVMLLGHSLGGGMDRVVLSGVAAMQLFSALTSFIVLTSADAETTRGVLFWLLGSLTGADWGQVLLCAAALGAVLAVCLAHATTLDAFAFGEEAAAGLGVHVVRARLVLLSATALLTAVLVACTGAIGFVGLVLPHAVRALTGSGHARLLPVTALAGAVFLVWVDTLARTVVDPQEVPVGVVTSLIGVPAFVAVLYRGRRKT, encoded by the coding sequence GTGAGCGGCAGGGTCCTGCTGCTCACCGGCGGAGGGCTCGTGGCACTGGCCGTCTCCCTGGCCGTCGCCGTGACCATCGGGCCCGCCGACATCTCCACCGCCGACGTGTGGGCGTCCGTGGCCGGCCACCTCGGCGGCGGCGGGAGCACGCTGCCGCCGCTCAGGGACGGCATCGTGTGGAACCTGCGGATGCCGCGCACCCTGCTGGCCGCCGTGTGCGGAGCGGGGCTCGCGCTGTGCGGCGCGGTCATGCAGTCGCTGCTGCGCAACCCGCTCGCCGACCCCTTCGTCCTCGGTGTGTCCTCCGGAGCCTCAACGGGCGCGGTCGCCGTCGTGGTGCTCGGGGTGGGCGGTGGCACCGTGTCGCTGTCGGCGGGCGCCTTCGCCGGGGCCCTGCTCTCCTTCGCCCTGGTGATGCTGCTCGGTCACAGCCTCGGCGGCGGCATGGACCGGGTGGTGCTGTCCGGTGTCGCCGCCATGCAGCTGTTCTCCGCGCTGACCTCGTTCATCGTGCTGACGTCCGCCGACGCCGAGACCACCAGGGGCGTGCTGTTCTGGCTGCTCGGCTCCCTCACCGGCGCCGACTGGGGCCAGGTGCTGCTGTGCGCGGCGGCCCTCGGCGCCGTCCTGGCCGTCTGCCTCGCCCACGCCACCACACTGGACGCCTTCGCCTTCGGCGAGGAGGCCGCCGCCGGCCTCGGCGTGCACGTCGTCCGAGCCCGCCTGGTGCTGCTGTCCGCCACGGCGCTGCTCACGGCCGTACTGGTCGCCTGCACCGGGGCGATCGGTTTCGTCGGCCTGGTGCTGCCGCACGCCGTCCGCGCGCTCACCGGCTCCGGCCACGCCCGGCTGCTGCCGGTCACCGCGCTGGCCGGAGCCGTGTTCCTGGTGTGGGTCGACACCCTCGCCCGCACCGTCGTCGACCCCCAGGAGGTCCCCGTGGGCGTGGTGACGTCCCTCATCGGCGTCCCGGCCTTCGTCGCCGTGCTGTACCGGGGCCGGAGGAAGACATGA
- a CDS encoding ABC transporter substrate-binding protein, which produces MPRTRTASRRRVAAALLAAALPLTACGGPGADADSNSRKREAGYPLTLDNCGHEVTLKSAPRHVVSLNQGTTEILLSLGLADRMAGTATWTDPVMKGLEKANASVPRLADNNPSFEKVLDAGPDFVTASFVSTLGTGGVASREQFEKLGVPTYVSPSDCAAGKDNDSGGDGSRATALTLETVYGEIRDLARTFGVEERGDELVAQLERRVRKATDGLDASGTSLMYWFANSQSPYLAGCCGAPGAITRAVGAENAFADTHDEWPQINWETVADRDPDVIVLGDLTRKSQTAESADAKIRFLETNPATRNLTAVREKRYVRLSGQAMNPSLRTVEGIEQVAAALRDFGLAK; this is translated from the coding sequence ATGCCCCGTACCCGTACCGCTTCCCGCCGCCGCGTCGCGGCCGCCCTCCTCGCCGCTGCCCTGCCGCTCACCGCGTGCGGCGGCCCCGGTGCCGACGCCGACTCCAACTCGCGCAAGCGGGAAGCTGGTTACCCGCTGACCCTCGACAACTGCGGGCACGAGGTCACCCTGAAGTCGGCGCCCCGGCACGTCGTCTCCCTCAACCAGGGAACCACCGAGATCCTGCTCTCCCTCGGCCTCGCCGACCGCATGGCCGGCACCGCCACCTGGACCGACCCCGTGATGAAGGGCCTGGAGAAGGCCAACGCGTCGGTGCCCCGGCTGGCGGACAACAACCCGTCCTTCGAGAAGGTGCTGGACGCCGGACCCGACTTCGTCACCGCCTCCTTCGTCTCCACCCTCGGCACGGGCGGCGTCGCGAGCCGTGAGCAGTTCGAGAAACTGGGCGTCCCCACGTACGTCTCCCCGTCCGACTGCGCCGCCGGCAAGGACAACGACAGCGGAGGCGACGGCTCGCGCGCCACGGCGCTGACCCTCGAGACCGTCTACGGCGAGATACGCGACCTGGCCCGCACCTTCGGTGTCGAGGAACGCGGCGACGAACTGGTCGCACAGCTGGAACGCCGGGTACGCAAGGCCACCGACGGCCTGGACGCCTCCGGCACCTCCCTCATGTACTGGTTCGCCAACTCCCAGTCGCCCTACCTCGCCGGCTGCTGCGGCGCCCCCGGCGCCATCACCCGCGCCGTCGGCGCGGAGAACGCCTTCGCCGACACCCACGACGAGTGGCCGCAGATCAACTGGGAGACCGTCGCCGACCGCGACCCCGACGTCATCGTCCTCGGCGACCTGACCCGCAAGTCCCAGACCGCCGAGTCCGCCGATGCCAAGATCCGGTTCCTGGAGACCAACCCGGCCACCCGCAACCTCACCGCCGTGCGCGAGAAGCGGTACGTCCGGCTCAGCGGGCAGGCGATGAACCCGTCCCTGCGCACCGTCGAAGGGATCGAACAGGTCGCCGCCGCGCTGCGCGACTTCGGGCTCGCCAAGTGA